The following are encoded together in the Zygosaccharomyces rouxii strain CBS732 chromosome C complete sequence genome:
- the BRE4 gene encoding Bre4p (similar to uniprot|Q07660 Saccharomyces cerevisiae YDL231C BRE4 Zinc finger protein containing five transmembrane domains null mutant exhibits strongly fragmented vacuoles and sensitivity to brefeldin A a drug which is known to affect intracellular transport), with translation MANNWAPNSVRPGSAQDEHISKGSYVQRSFPNLRDINHKDFKGLGPTPLSAERPASENQLSRVSLPQLRLDTSARLKNWEELEDFNLEELRDGFFDARFSKAERVTTDEEEVTDTGSSDRGISGLWNLGHSYGSRVLSKVWIDFKNNFIPICKFFIAYFVALVICVDHRSGRWLGHNYRYFLPIAVVIHHPARTIGFQLEMFFSSVIGGVLAMGWSSLAWYISVVRKPTQLHPGGILFASLTLALVLSNWLKELFQRTLYCALTFNIAIIFLHDVSLRQSKQNLEWQIDWDFGMSYLFGMILSLVVCVLFWPWAGNAEIIDQFTASTDTIRQLLHALTNKDTLQDEETLRILQKKMVDSLNVDLSERYRDFANQFTISRLDTGKLINFRNSLTKLTTPLRILPLTNKLLEGLDFDGFYEDLRRQKSDRLSKVPPSKNATESSTPASPPGSSSLFSKKHGLSFSSGSMSNQFNIELLRSTFSKRIVLLIFEMIEVTENMKTMLETLKNFRICQAKKDEIDNLLGRSFGKLRRKLYHLDKTYKEFVKSDFFSQELLSDEDSVDIFLFLRYIRNSAKNMLEVVECCNELIKDSHWRISRPSYPLSRAMVRLPLQSAFDEGASNVHHYFETKRDVDQAFEQLYNSYTSRHKYTKKNAYLAPRAIDHNDFNFHTTQNPWRYKLWKFSTLLVGREMKWTLKVWFVVVFLSLPGWLPVSHRWYQRYQCFWGPLSFYILVNRRFSGRWSIVFLRMACGLIGIFWGWAANQSRHFGSPYVVCTFGGLLVIPCALNYLVYKRTKSSVAALMCFSVIVLEPYSKGKDSLSTAGIWKNTWVTGLAFIIGIAVSVCINWIVWAFKARTELRVSVSSLIGHIGQSYQSVTDRYLYRDSKDDPTEITLALSHIREVRLAQSIKAIEELSLEAKAEPKLISKFSYPKYQRLLNVCEFLFQKNVEARVSGSLFEVLNEDFDNETTRALLSLRRDSVSSVIFNFYILSNCFRSKNKLPKYLPNPALSRKRLFDLIGQFEMQRKRRSQDLDSCRPSLRKNLSTEEKLKEQADVGVQDYEKLHWIEVHGIAFARAFTDITEATLTLVNCAKEILGEDSF, from the coding sequence ATGGCCAACAATTGGGCACCTAATAGTGTTAGGCCGGGGAGTGCACAGGATGAGCATATTTCCAAGGGTTCGTATGTGCAACGTTCTTTCCCCAATCTTCGTGACATAAATCATAAGGACTTTAAGGGTTTGGGACCTACTCCTCTTAGCGCTGAGAGACCAGCATCAGAAAATCAATTATCCAGAGTTTCTTTGCCACAGTTAAGATTGGACACCTCGGCTagattgaagaattgggaagaattggaagatttcaatttggaagaGTTGAGGGATGGATTTTTTGATGCACGATTCTCCAAAGCTGAGCGGGTTACTACAGACGAGGAGGAAGTTACGGATACTGGAAGTTCGGATCGTGGAATATCTGGATTATGGAATCTTGGGCATTCTTACGGATCGAGGGTTCTAAGTAAGGTGTggattgattttaaaaataaTTTTATACCAATCTGCAAGTTTTTCATTGCATATTTTGTTGCACTTGTTATATGTGTGGATCATCGATCAGGTAGGTGGTTAGGTCATAACTACAGGTATTTTCTACCAATAGCGGTAGTGATCCACCATCCTGCGAGAACTATTGGTTTCCAATTGGAGATGTTTTTCTCCTCAGTAATTGGTGGGGTTCTTGCTATGGGGTGGTCGTCTTTGGCATGGTATATCTCTGTAGTTAGGAAACCTACCCAGTTACATCCAGGTGGTATCTTATTTGCCAGTCTAACATTAGCCCTTGTGCTGTCTAATTGGTTGAAAGAACTCTTCCAGCGGACTTTGTATTGTGCACTAACTTTCAACATTGCCATCATATTCCTTCACGATGTTAGTTTACGTCAATCGAAACAAAATCTGGAATGGCAAATAGATTGGGATTTTGGTATGTCTTATCTCTTCGGTATGATCCTTTCATTGGTTGTATGTGTATTGTTCTGGCCTTGGGCTGGTAACGCGGAAATAATAGACCAATTCACTGCATCGACGGATACCATACGACAACTCTTACATGCATTGACGAATAAAGATACTCTTCAGGATGAAGAAACACTTAGGAtattacaaaaaaaaatggtggATTCACTTAATGTTGATCTTTCTGAACGTTACAGAGATTTTGCAAATCAGTTTACGATTTCAAGGTTAGACACAGGAAAGTTAATTAATTTCCGAAACTCTCTGACTAAATTAACAACTCCTTTGAGGATCTTACCTTTGACTAACAAGCTTTTAGAAGGCTTAGATTTTGACGGTTTTTATGAAGATTTGAGAAGACAAAAATCTGATAGACTGAGTAAAGTTCCTCCTAGCAAAAATGCAACGGAATCTAGTACACCGGCGTCACCCCCtggttcatcttcacttttttcgaaaaaaCATGGCTTATCTTTTTCCTCAGGATCAATGTCGAATCAGTTTAACATTGAATTGCTCAGGTCAACCTTCTCAAAACGTATTGTATTattaatttttgaaatgattGAAGTGACAGAAAATATGAAGACAATGTTGGAaactttaaagaatttcaGAATTTGTCAAGCtaaaaaagatgaaattgataatcTTTTGGGTCGTTCCTTTGGAAAGTTGAGAAGGAAACTTTACCATTTGGATAAAACGTATAAGGAATTCGTGAAATctgatttcttttcacaaGAACTCTTgtctgatgaagattcagTAGAcattttcttatttttgAGGTACATCAGGAATTCTGCTAAGAATATGCTTGAAGTGGTTGAGTGTTGTAATGAGTTGATAAAGGATTCTCATTGGAGGATTAGCCGTCCTTCATATCCATTAAGCAGGGCCATGGTTAGATTGCCCTTGCAATCCGCCTTTGATGAGGGAGCAAGCAATGTGCATCACTATTTTGAAACGAAACGTGATGTTGACCAGGCATTTGAGCAACTGTACAACTCTTACACGTCAAGACATAAATATACTAAAAAGAACGCATATTTGGCTCCGAGAGCTATTGATCACAACGACTTCAATTTTCACACCACTCAAAATCCATGGCGTTACAAACTCTGGAAGTTTAGTACGTTGTTAGTGGGGAGGGAGATGAAATGGACATTAAAAGTTTGGTTTGTGGTGGTTTTCCTCAGTTTGCCTGGATGGCTACCTGTTTCACATCGTTGGTACCAAAGATACCAATGTTTCTGGGGTCCCCTTTCCTTCTATATTTTGGTGAATAGAAGATTTTCCGGAAGATGGAGTATAGTTTTTTTGAGGATGGCTTGTGGTCTTATTGGAATTTTCTGGGGATGGGCAGCAAATCAATCGAGACATTTTGGAAGTCCCTATGTGGTCTGTACATTTGGTGGTTTGCTAGTCATTCCATGTGCACTTAATTATTTGGTTTACAAGAGAACGAAGTCAAGTGTTGCTGCATTGATGTGCTTTTCGGTTATAGTATTAGAGCCTTACTCTAAAGGCAAAGATTCCTTGTCTACCGCAGGAATATGGAAAAACACATGGGTTACTGGGTTAGCATTTATCATTGGAATTGCGGTATCAGTTTGTATCAATTGGATTGTTTGGGCGTTTAAGGCAAGAACAGAATTAAGAGTTTCCGTCTCATCGCTAATTGGACATATCGGTCAATCGTATCAGTCGGTTACCGACAGATACCTGTACCGTGACTCCAAGGATGATCCTACAGAGATTACGTTGGCGCTCTCCCACATTAGAGAAGTAAGATTGGCTCAAAGTATTAAGGCCATCGAAGAGTTATCTTTAGAGGCAAAAGCGGAACCCAAattaatttccaaattttcttATCCGAAATACCAGCGTCTATTGAACGTTTGTGAATTTCTGTTTCAAAAAAATGTGGAGGCGAGGGTTTCAGGCTCGCTTTTCGAAGTTTTGAATGAGGACTTTGATAATGAGACTACTAGGGCATTGTTATCACTACGTAGGGACAGCGTCTCCTCGGTGATCTTTAATTTCTacattttatccaattgcTTTAGATCCAAGAACAAATTACCCAAATATCTGCCAAATCCTGCTCTTTCAAGGAAAAGGctctttgatttgattgGCCAATTTGAAATGCAAAGGAAGCGCCGTAGCCAAGACTTAGATTCATGTCGCCCATCCCTTAGGAAAAATCTGTCCACAGAGGAAAAGTTGAAAGAACAAGCTGACGTGGGCGTTCAGGATTACGAAAAACTACATTGGATTGAAGTGCATGGCATTGCCTTTGCTAGAGCATTTACAGATATTACTGAGGCAACCTTAACTTTAGTAAACTGTGCTAAAGAGATCCTGGGGGAAGATTCATTTTGA
- the MER1 gene encoding Mer1p (some similarities with uniprot|P16523 Saccharomyces cerevisiae YNL210W MER1 Protein with RNA-binding motifs required for meiosis-specific mRNA splicing required for chromosome pairing and meiotic recombination) has product MQLKSMVKRRIELQELERNSLSLKEPLSNEPALKVSKSETKEKYKEKRITVVMGWKEAHRISEILTMVSISKNGDNSASLTCLFDGVSFKKVWNKGWITIRTGKPVFEEELTILSTFSISRDRLYVTILSDSIETLLADVGTNLKQFEQTSEPQLPRCLTPPVSVNLPWRQSELSVIKSRIFNEELSLNKDQVTYLIGKNGARIEMIRQESMATIKILPISKRLTAKELNHPDIVIQSISITGDWYQVALAFAYIEANLQLYKLGPKRMLL; this is encoded by the coding sequence ATGCAGTTAAAATCAATGGTAAAGCGACGAATAGAGCTTCAAGAGCTCGAACGAAACTCACTATCCCTGAAGGAGCCGCTTAGCAATGAGCCGGCGTTGAAAGTGTCCAAAAGTGAAACCAAAGAGAAGTACAAAGAGAAGAGGATAACCGTTGTTATGGGTTGGAAAGAAGCCCACAGAATTTCAGAAATTTTAACGATGGtgtcaatttcaaaaaacGGAGATAATTCTGCAAGTTTGACATGTTTATTTGACGGAGTATCATTTAAGAAAGTTTGGAACAAAGGATGGATTACGATAAGGACTGGAAAACCAGTGTttgaagaggaattgaCCATTTTATCGACGTTCTCCATCTCCAGAGACAGGCTTTATGTGACGATCCTGAGTGATTCGATTGAAACACTGTTAGCGGATGTTGGGACAAACCTCAAACAGTTCGAACAAACCTCGGAACCACAACTACCAAGATGTTTGACACCACCTGTAAGTGTAAATTTACCCTGGAGACAATCAGAACTTTCAGTTATCAAGAGTCGTATCTTCAATGAGGAACTGTCATTGAACAAAGATCAAGTCACTTATTTGATCGGTAAGAATGGAGCCCGTATCGAAATGATTAGACAGGAGTCTATGGCTACTATCAAGATACTACCAATAAGCAAAAGACTCACTGCAAAGGAGCTGAATCATCCGGATATCGTTATTCAATCGATTTCCATCACAGGTGACTGGTACCAAGTTGCACTAGCATTTGCCTACATCGAAGCAAACCTACAGTTGTACAAATTGGGGCCAAAAAGGATGTTATTATAA
- the MRX7 gene encoding Mrx7p (similar to uniprot|P53869 Saccharomyces cerevisiae YNL211C) produces the protein MKRPPRSLEEWLYLQLLDSPRFHRFVGNVYRKVNGIKDGPQEGSFTASEYLFQPTKRQKFKAYRILFWDEMRSLIGLPRKSDKFFNRK, from the coding sequence ATGAAGAGACCGCCAAGAAGTCTGGAAGAATGGCTGTATCTTCAACTTTTAGATTCACCACGATTTCACAGATTTGTAGGAAATGTATATAGGAAGGTCAACGGTATAAAGGACGGACCACAGGAGGGATCCTTTACGGCATCGGAATACCTTTTCCAACCAACAAAGAGACAAAAATTTAAGGCATACagaattttattttggGATGAAATGAGAAGTTTGATTGGATTGCCAAGGAAGTCtgataaattctttaaccgtaaataa
- the RRG9 gene encoding mitochondrial ribosome assembly protein RRG9 (similar to uniprot|P40156 Saccharomyces cerevisiae YNL213C Hypothetical ORF): MIPFTSGKCYDRFPSMLFTYRVVIGRSFCQAHRGSLMAENRSKGAKNAIKVVHESSLTSKEQREKSKDDETPAWKIQKMAISKKLKGQRWNPSKRLSREEMEGLRLIKSQFPHLNASELGQQFKVSPEVVKRILSSKWRPTEDELGKLQDRWKQRGERIKQMFDSHQIQEKPLVVPKRIVINTLGSSPSVVATTRPSKNAKSNKRTKNKLHLLQQREHDHEHSE, encoded by the coding sequence ATGATTCCTTTCACATCTGGGAAGTGCTATGACCGTTTTCCTAGCATGTTGTTCACCTACAGGGTGGTAATTGGGAGATCATTCTGTCAAGCTCATCGCGGATCACTAATGGCAGAAAATAGGTCAAAGGGAGCTAAAAATGCTATCAAAGTTGTTCACGAATCTAGTTTAACCAGTAAGGAACAGAGAGAAAAGTctaaagatgatgaaacaCCTGCATGGaagattcaaaagatggCAATTTCGAAGAAACTCAAAGGACAAAGGTGGAATCCATCAAAGAGGCTTTCACGAGAGGAGATGGAAGGTCTTCGACTTATAAAGAGTCAATTCCCACACTTGAATGCCAGTGAATTGGGGCAACAGTTTAAAGTATCACCGGAAGTCGTTAAAAGGATTTTATCATCGAAATGGAGACCCACAGAGGATGAACTGGGTAAACTGCAGGACCGATGGAAACAGAGGGGTGAAAGGATCAAACAGATGTTTGATTCacatcaaattcaagaaaAACCATTAGTGGTACCGAAACGAATAGTAATAAACACGTTGGGTAGCTCGCCTAGTGTAGTAGCGACCACAAGACCCAGTAAAAATGCGAAATCCAACAAAAGAACTAAAAACAAATTGCACCTTTTGCAACAACGGGAGCATGATCATGAGCATTCTGAATAG
- the VID27 gene encoding Vid27p (similar to uniprot|P40157 Saccharomyces cerevisiae YNL212W VID27 Vacuole import and degradation), producing the protein MNIIRKFMDSGSKQEVVMIPSGEFDLLRSRKSPKAALECIYNDSTLSIRKTAQYSYELVVCKVADDTEVSTGDDNEEYSDDSVSATSAQSKKDDEWTFKLGFLGFYKKWNDQGDLTFIWNNTIGDEEDEMVQFVVSPEVSLKDVAQFTKTVYRCEYEARFKKPGISANEKEINAVAAESEALAREQCDDLAERLQNLKMEEPQPTPASTAEDEEEVEEENFEDAREVQVPVARKLKKNPPKAVPKGKQLILLKASLLVFDPMEEKFMSQEQDVDVLVIETGDYEYWLAVQGEPTKLGTDLSPSINPTFDFVESGFIFNYTFNQITLSFMLKFTDVGACTQFQSCISKCLWMSLNKRPWGEVPGDQKQFILNFSAAVEKDLNKILDEDEREARIKEEEEERHEREQEEEEEESDSEDEDHSRRIISSESFENDSFQRPLSSGNKSLTVAYKNDRSYVVRDNKIGVFKTDRDGMDFVAALKNISDLEGKRINPDDPMLYMEDRNLILRDEKDKNKLFKMDLERGKVVEEWGTGEKDVVQYGPAKKFDQLTAEQTVLGVSPRGLFKIDPRINTKNKVVQDESKDYATNTKFSSLGTTEDGYIAVGSEKGDVRLYDRLGIRAKTAIPSLGQPIRHVTVSANGKWLLCTCDSSLLLMDLTVKTGKNAGTLGFTKSFPASENIKTYVLKISPEHASYISTSTKKPINFSKAYFNTGINQEEQTIVTSSGPFAISWSLKKILRHQRKPYTMRRYDSNIIEDNFQFGTDRNVIVALKDNVSMSKTKSFKVPDKQVLLPDVSLFYNDDDDDYN; encoded by the coding sequence atgaatATCATTAGAAAATTCATGGATTCTGGATCCAAGCAAGAAGTGGTTATGATTCCATCGGGTGAGTTCGATTTGCTTCGATCTCGAAAGTCACCAAAAGCAGCATTGGAATGTATTTACAATGATTCCACTTTAAGTATTCGTAAAACTGCTCAATACAGTTATGAATTAGTTGTTTGTAAAGTTGCTGACGATACGGAAGTTTCCACTGGTGATGATAACGAAGAATACTCTGATGATTCTGTAAGTGCAACTTCGGCTCAATCCAAGAAAGACGATGAATGGACTTTTAAATTAGGATTTTTGGgtttttacaagaaatggAATGATCAGGGTGATTTAACATTTATTTGGAACAATACtattggtgatgaagaagacgaaaTGGTTCAGTTCGTTGTGTCTCCAGAAGTATCATTGAAAGATGTGGCACAATTTACAAAGACTGTGTATCGTTGTGAATACGAGGCCAGATTCAAAAAACCTGGTATTAGTGctaatgaaaaggaaattaATGCTGTAGCTGCAGAATCCGAAGCGCTGGCAAGGGAACAGTGTGATGATTTAGCTGAAAGGTTacagaatttgaaaatggagGAACCACAACCAACACCAGCATCCACTGcggaagatgaagaagaagtagaGGAAGAGAATTTTGAGGATGCTAGAGAAGTACAGGTTCCGGTAGCTagaaagttgaaaaaaaatccaccaaaggCTGTTCCCAAGGGTAAACAATTAATCCTCTTAAAGGCCAGCCTGCTCGTATTTGACCCCATGGAGGAAAAATTTATGtcacaagaacaagatgtGGATGTACTCGTTATTGAAACTGGTGACTACGAATATTGGCTAGCGGTTCAGGGTGAACCTACTAAATTGGGTACAGACTTGTCTCCCAGTATCAATCCAACTTTCGATTTCGTCGAATCAGGATTCATCTTTAACTATACCTTTAATCAAATCACTCTTTCATTCATGCTTAAATTTACTGATGTAGGAGCATGTACACAGTTCCAAAGTTGTATCTCTAAATGCCTATGGATGTCATTAAACAAAAGACCGTGGGGGGAAGTCCCAGGTGACCAGAAAcaattcatcttgaatttttcagcgGCAGTGGAGAAGGATTTGAACAAAAtcttggatgaagatgaacgAGAAGCGCGtatcaaagaagaagaggaagaaagacatgaaagagaacaagaagaggaggaagaagagagtgatagtgaagatgaagatcattcaagaagaataatttcatcagaaaGTTTTGAGAATGATTCATTTCAGCGTCCTTTATCAAGTGGTAATAAGTCCTTAACAGTCGCCTACAAGAATGACAGATCTTATGTCGTTAGGGATAACAAGATCGGTGTCTTTAAGACAGATAGAGATGGAATGGACTTTGTTGCTGCCCTTAAAAACATTTCTGACTTAGAAGGGAAAAGAATTAACCCAGATGATCCTATGCTTTACATGGAAGATAGAAATCTCATCTTGCGggatgaaaaggataaaaacaaattgttcaaaatggatttagaGAGAGGTAAAGTGGTGGAAGAATGGGGAACTGGTGAAAAAGATGTGGTTCAATATGGTCCCgcaaagaaatttgaccAGCTGACTGCTGAGCAGACAGTCCTAGGTGTTTCCCCTCGTGGTCTATTTAAGATCGACCCAAGAATTAACACCAAAAACAAGGTGGTACAAGATGAATCAAAAGATTATGCCACCAATACAAAATTTAGTTCCCTGGGTACGACGGAGGATGGTTATATTGCTGTTGGGTCTGAGAAAGGTGACGTGCGGTTATATGACAGGTTAGGAATTAGAGCCAAGACTGCAATTCCATCATTAGGTCAGCCCATAAGGCACGTCACAGTTTCTGCTAATGGTAAGTGGTTGTTATGTACGTGTGATTCTTCATTGCTATTAATGGATCTTACCGTTAAAACTGGCAAGAATGCAGGAACTTTGGGATTCACAAAGTCTTTCCCTGCCAGTGAAAACATTAAGACCTACGTTCTTAAGATTAGTCCAGAACACGCAAGTTATATTTCAACTTCTACGAAGAAACCTATTAACTTTAGTAAGGCTTATTTTAACACCGGTATCAACCAAGAGGAACAGACAATCGTTACATCAAGTGGTCCATTTGCCATTTCATGGTCgctgaagaaaattctaaGACACCAAAGAAAACCTTATACCATGAGAAGATACGACTCAAACATTATTGAAGataatttccaattcgGTACGGACAGAAATGTTATTGTAGCATTAAAGGATAACGTCTCCATGTCAAAgaccaaatctttcaaagttcCAGATAAACAAGTTTTGTTACCTGATGTTAGCCTCTTTTACAATGACGACGATGACGATTACAACTAA
- the PTP1 gene encoding tyrosine protein phosphatase PTP1 (similar to uniprot|P25044 Saccharomyces cerevisiae YDL230W PTP1 Phosphotyrosine-specific protein phosphatase that dephosphorylates a broad range of substrates in vivo including Fpr3p localized to the cytoplasm and the mitochondria): MTQMSQSPWYLHQPDKELVEKFRFIQHQEDERLRDATLDTNHSRWSLGVSVLPKNDYRNRYVNIMPYEKNRVKLNVVQGNDYINASYVKAEVPGQSLNSGKYIATQGPTENTWAQFWQMCYYECPHPDIVIVMVTPLEEHGRPKCFPYWPRGTSNGDRIKVAPKVQTIKGTNDISEFPCDICVEFKESSKIDNCYTLTTLTLKPLFGNGPVKTVHHFYFDLWRDMSKPDQVVPIMQLCRHSNSLNHKENPIIVHCSAGVGRSGTFIALDHLINDTADFKIGISSDNPTMNPIKHYDHDLIEQIVLQLRSQRLKMVQMIDQYLFIYHAANYLYAMRGSHSQK, translated from the coding sequence ATGACACAAATGAGTCAATCACCTTGGTACTTGCATCAACCTGACAAGGAGCTAGTAGAGAAATTTAGATTCATCCAACACCAAGAAGATGAACGATTGAGGGATGCCACCCTGGATACCAACCACTCAAGATGGTCTCTTGGTGTTAGCGTTTTACCCAAAAACGATTATAGAAATCGTTATGTGAACATAATGCCCTATGAGAAGAATAGAGTAAAACTTAACGTTGTACAGGGCAACGACTATATCAATGCCTCTTATGTTAAGGCAGAAGTACCAGGTCAGAGTCTTAACTCAGGTAAATACATTGCCACCCAAGGTCCCACAGAGAATACATGGGCCCAGTTTTGGCAAATGTGTTATTACGAATGCCCTCATCCGGACATCGTCATTGTAATGGTTACTCCACTGGAAGAACATGGAAGACCTAAATGCTTTCCTTATTGGCCAAGAGGTACATCTAACGGCGATAGGATAAAGGTAGCACCTAAAGTACAAACAATTAAAGGTACTAATGATATCAGTGAATTTCCTTGTGATATTTGTGTAGAGTTCAAAGAgagttcaaaaattgataacTGTTACACTTTAACCACTCTAACTTTAAAACCCTTGTTTGGCAACGGTCCCGTTAAAACCGTTCACCACTTCTATTTTGATCTCTGGAGGGATATGAGTAAACCTGATCAAGTAGTTCCCATCATGCAGCTTTGCAGGCATTCTAATAGTCTCAACCATAAGGAGAACCCAATTATAGTTCACTGCTCGGCAGGTGTTGGTAGAAGTGGTACCTTCATCGCCCTAGATCACCTAATAAATGATACCGCCGACTTCAAAATAGGCATATCCTCCGATAATCCCACTATGAATCCAATTAAGCACTATGATCACGACTTGATAGAACAAATCGTTCTTCAACTTCGTTCTCAAAGGTTGAAAATGGTACAGATGATAGATCAATACCTATTCATATACCATGCAGCAAACTATCTGTATGCTATGCGTGGCTCTCACTCTCAAAAGTGA
- the PEX17 gene encoding Pex17p (similar to uniprot|P40155 Saccharomyces cerevisiae YNL214W PEX17 Peroxisomal membrane protein component of the peroxisomal translocation machinery required for peroxisome biogenesis binds Pex14p), with the protein MMNQMDTIEWPDESRIVTRSTKNATLGYIQSLFHNTGLIASLIYLALKLVLVPCLEQQYSQRADVSASTLLRLRKLVSQLQNCIRTTPVAVIGYNESHNSAERCTQTSEDELEPLESSWSIINKRLTDSTTHLQQFVKSNSQEPRNLNAFNVEARLLSDKFKLESGIEPQTELSRKMINSIREVKGWFVSGRIH; encoded by the coding sequence ATGATGAATCAAATGGATACCATTGAATGGCCAGATGAGTCTAGGATTGTTACCAGAAGTACAAAGAATGCTACTTTAGGCTATATCCAAAGTCTTTTTCACAATACAGGTCTAATTGCCTCACTAATCTACTTAGCGTTAAAATTGGTACTGGTACCTTGTTTAGAACAGCAATATTCTCAAAGGGCAGATGTCTCAGCATCAACTCTTTTGAGATTGAGGAAACTGGTGTCTCAATTACAGAACTGCATACGTACCACACCTGTAGCTGTAATTGGATACAACGAAAGTCATAATAGTGCGGAAAGATGTACGCAGACATCAGAAGATGAGTTAGAACCCTTGGAAAGTTCATGGTCCATAATCAATAAGAGGCTGACGGATTCCACCACGCATCTACAACAATTTGTTAAATCAAATTCACAAGAACCGAGAAACTTAAATGCGTTTAACGTGGAGGCAAGATTGTTATCTGATAAGTTTAAGCTTGAGTCTGGTATAGAACCACAGACTGAATTGAGTAGAAAAATGATTAATTCCATTCGTGAAGTCAAGGGTTGGTTCGTAAGTGGTAGAATTCATTAA